The following proteins come from a genomic window of Trinickia caryophylli:
- a CDS encoding DotU family type IV/VI secretion system protein: protein MNALTSHRHETALLEAGGARASSPGMRALLRDTALLVTSLATGGAPGDGQALRSRCRDLIEQFSQALEQRGYPDDVRREAVIAQCGLLDETALRSLDPALRADWERKPLQVERFNLHDAGERVIEQLEARMRDASSSVDLLEGYSAILGMGFVGRYARDGESKRTALIASLNAQLETRRSSAAQAFVVDRPGRRFSDWLHRLSPWAIAGLACIAAGVLWVVWATALDAQVAHLALTTGVRP, encoded by the coding sequence ATGAACGCCCTGACCTCTCATCGGCATGAAACCGCCCTGCTCGAGGCGGGGGGCGCTCGCGCATCGAGCCCGGGCATGCGTGCGCTGCTGCGCGATACGGCATTGCTCGTCACCTCGCTCGCAACGGGCGGCGCACCCGGTGACGGACAAGCGCTGCGCAGTCGCTGCCGAGACCTGATCGAACAGTTCTCACAGGCGCTCGAGCAGCGCGGCTATCCCGACGACGTACGTCGCGAAGCGGTCATCGCACAGTGCGGGCTCCTCGATGAAACGGCGCTCCGGTCCTTGGATCCGGCGTTGCGGGCCGACTGGGAACGCAAGCCATTGCAAGTCGAACGATTCAACCTGCACGACGCGGGCGAGCGTGTGATCGAGCAGCTCGAAGCCAGAATGCGGGACGCCTCCTCTTCCGTGGATCTGCTCGAAGGCTATTCGGCGATTCTCGGCATGGGATTCGTCGGCCGATATGCGCGAGACGGAGAATCGAAACGCACTGCGCTGATCGCTTCACTGAACGCACAGCTCGAAACACGCCGTTCATCGGCCGCGCAGGCGTTCGTCGTCGATCGACCTGGGCGGCGCTTCTCCGATTGGCTCCATCGTCTCTCTCCATGGGCCATCGCGGGCCTCGCGTGCATCGCGGCGGGTGTGCTCTGGGTCGTGTGGGCCACGGCGCTCGACGCACAGGTTGCGCATTTGGCGCTGACCACGGGCGTCCGGCCGTGA
- a CDS encoding Hcp family type VI secretion system effector — MAIPAYMWLKDDGGADIKGSVTVQDREGSVELVAFDHGVHIPTDGNTGKLTGTRVHQPITLTKETDASTPYLYKAVTSGQTLKSVEIKWYKIDDAGKEKEYFNTKLDNVKVVAVRPKMLDIKNPEYERHNHLEDVELRYETITWSYKDGNIIHKDTWNERS; from the coding sequence ATGGCAATTCCGGCCTATATGTGGCTCAAGGACGATGGCGGCGCCGACATCAAAGGTTCGGTGACGGTCCAGGATCGCGAAGGTAGTGTCGAATTGGTCGCATTCGATCACGGCGTACACATTCCGACCGACGGCAACACCGGCAAATTGACCGGCACGCGCGTGCACCAGCCGATCACCTTGACGAAGGAAACGGACGCGTCCACGCCGTACCTTTACAAGGCCGTGACGAGCGGCCAGACGCTGAAATCGGTCGAGATCAAGTGGTACAAGATCGACGACGCCGGCAAGGAAAAAGAGTACTTCAACACCAAACTCGACAACGTCAAGGTTGTCGCCGTCCGCCCGAAGATGCTCGACATCAAGAATCCCGAATACGAGCGGCACAACCATCTCGAAGACGTCGAGCTGCGTTACGAGACGATCACATGGTCATACAAGGACGGCAACATCATCCACAAGGATACGTGGAACGAGCGTTCGTAA
- a CDS encoding OmpA family protein, which produces MKSELTAVPATPVTSLDDTHASLGYPFKSMLAFAALLAFVLIWAVLPLARTAAWILTAGIALVGLALAGWHMRQLAHARNSNAKIFAALGPATADIPVNLRTRMPLVLVTGDGLGALFDRDGETRYAHVGEGAIWLRVDRPEDLPRLALAIEQWRDGRAPDGIVLSVAPALHTSADALSQSLRIARQAAADASSRLGAKLPAYVAVYQRLTAGPAALSTPQWYGVSSATRIADTGRFEWAIQAAENEVQRATGERLAAVRAAALASVVGWTQRVVIGALTDHPQPAPAWPLFGAAWIDCGPASGANNPWQRDVEMQTEVMRANAGASPLPWPLPQPLIEAMPVRRWISPRIAALAHALIFVALASATAFWGAARNNRTLVDGIATDLMRYFAIPAARDTARRDALKTLMADRDLLDRYARTGVPTRLSFGMYRGAQLMPVLDHAIASYAPPPAPPAVVTLDSMSLFDSGKAKLKPGSTRAMVEALEMIKAHPEKRILVAGHTDNAGTPENNLKLSIARAGAIRDWLIDASGIPATQFAIQGYGDTRPIAGNETADGRARNRRVEITLIPDEANNRLPVETDSSRENAPSERIAH; this is translated from the coding sequence GTGAAATCGGAGCTGACCGCCGTGCCGGCCACGCCTGTGACATCGCTCGACGACACCCACGCGAGCCTCGGCTATCCATTCAAGTCGATGCTCGCGTTCGCGGCCTTGCTGGCATTCGTGCTGATCTGGGCCGTGTTGCCGCTCGCGCGCACCGCGGCATGGATTCTTACGGCGGGCATCGCGCTCGTCGGCCTCGCGCTGGCAGGGTGGCACATGCGTCAACTGGCGCATGCTCGAAACAGCAATGCGAAGATATTTGCCGCACTGGGGCCGGCAACCGCGGATATTCCCGTCAACCTGCGCACGCGCATGCCGCTCGTCCTCGTAACGGGGGACGGCCTCGGCGCACTGTTCGATCGCGACGGCGAAACGCGGTACGCACATGTCGGCGAAGGCGCGATATGGCTGCGCGTCGATCGTCCCGAGGATCTGCCACGGCTGGCCCTGGCGATCGAGCAGTGGCGCGACGGCCGCGCGCCGGACGGCATCGTCCTGTCGGTCGCGCCCGCGTTGCACACGAGCGCGGACGCGCTCTCGCAGTCGCTGCGTATCGCACGGCAGGCGGCCGCCGATGCCTCGAGCAGACTCGGCGCGAAACTGCCGGCGTACGTGGCGGTATATCAACGGCTCACGGCGGGTCCGGCAGCGCTCTCGACGCCTCAGTGGTACGGCGTGTCGTCGGCTACCCGCATCGCGGACACCGGGCGCTTCGAATGGGCGATTCAGGCCGCCGAGAACGAAGTTCAACGCGCAACCGGCGAGCGCCTCGCAGCTGTCCGCGCAGCCGCACTGGCTTCGGTCGTCGGATGGACGCAACGCGTCGTTATCGGTGCGCTCACCGACCACCCGCAACCCGCCCCGGCGTGGCCGCTGTTCGGTGCCGCCTGGATCGACTGCGGCCCGGCGAGCGGCGCGAATAATCCGTGGCAGCGCGATGTCGAAATGCAAACGGAGGTCATGCGCGCGAATGCAGGCGCCTCCCCACTGCCCTGGCCGCTGCCGCAGCCGCTGATCGAGGCGATGCCTGTTCGCCGCTGGATCTCGCCGCGCATCGCCGCCCTCGCCCATGCCCTGATATTCGTCGCGTTGGCCAGCGCGACGGCCTTCTGGGGTGCGGCACGCAACAACCGAACGCTCGTGGATGGCATCGCCACCGATCTCATGCGCTATTTCGCGATTCCAGCGGCGCGGGACACCGCACGCCGCGACGCACTGAAGACGCTGATGGCCGACCGGGATCTTCTCGACCGCTATGCACGAACCGGTGTTCCCACGCGCCTGTCCTTCGGCATGTACCGCGGCGCGCAACTGATGCCCGTGCTCGACCATGCGATCGCATCGTATGCGCCGCCTCCCGCGCCCCCGGCCGTCGTGACGCTCGACAGCATGTCGCTTTTCGACAGCGGCAAAGCGAAACTCAAACCCGGCTCGACCCGCGCCATGGTGGAGGCGCTCGAAATGATCAAGGCACACCCCGAAAAGCGAATTCTCGTCGCGGGGCACACGGATAACGCCGGCACGCCCGAGAACAACCTGAAACTCTCCATCGCCCGCGCCGGTGCCATACGCGATTGGCTCATCGACGCATCGGGCATTCCGGCCACTCAGTTCGCGATTCAGGGATATGGCGACACACGGCCGATCGCCGGCAATGAGACCGCGGACGGACGGGCGAGAAACCGGCGCGTGGAGATCACGCTGATCCCCGACGAAGCGAACAATCGTTTGCCGGTCGAAACGGATTCGTCGCGCGAAAACGCCCCATCCGAGCGCATCGCGCATTAG